Proteins found in one Quercus robur chromosome 2, dhQueRobu3.1, whole genome shotgun sequence genomic segment:
- the LOC126704672 gene encoding uncharacterized protein LOC126704672, with product MTMQNPTYPFPGPLSPTTAATTTCSYPTVAFTTPPNYAARLSHLLTIKGFNPLWCPTLVTHPTPHSLKPYLSPPPTLESFSAIAFTSRAAITSLSTAIADFTEPLLSPHGHTFILAALGKDSELIVNDDSFIAKFCQKPNRIRVLVPPIATPSGLVHALGLGLGRRVMCLVPTVVGLDEPAVVPNFVKELEEKGWDPVRVSAYETRWKGRECGKELVEKCERGELGAVVFTSTAEVDGLLKSLREMVGWDWKMVRKTCPDLVVAAHGPVTAAGAESLGVKVDLVSDKFDSFDGVVNALALRFGTA from the coding sequence ATGACCATGCAAAATCCAACGTATCCTTTTCCGGGCCCACTATCCCCCACcaccgccgccaccaccacTTGCTCCTACCCCACCGTAGCTTTTACAACGCCACCAAACTACGCGGCGCGTCTGTCTCACTTGCTCACCATCAAGGGCTTCAATCCCCTGTGGTGCCCGACACTAGTCACCCACCCAACCCCACACTCCCTCAAACCCTACCTCTCTCCCCCTCCAACCCTCGAATCCTTCTCCGCCATCGCCTTCACCTCACGCGCCGCCATCACATCCCTCTCAACCGCCATAGCCGACTTCACCGAACCCCTCTTATCCCCACACGGCCACACCTTCATCCTCGCCGCTCTCGGCAAAGACTCGGAACTCATCGTCAACGACGATTCCTTCATCGCCAAGTTTTGCCAAAAGCCTAACCGAATCAGAGTCTTAGTCCCTCCAATCGCGACCCCGAGCGGTTTAGTCCACGCGCTAGGGCTAGGGCTCGGACGGAGGGTCATGTGTCTGGTCCCAACCGTGGTGGGGCTCGACGAGCCGGCGGTGGTGCCGAATTTTGTGAAGGAGCTGGAGGAGAAGGGTTGGGATCCAGTGAGGGTGAGCGCGTACGAGACACGGTGGAAGGGGCGCGAGTGTGGGAAGGAACTGGTGGAGAAGTGCGAGAGAGGGGAATTGGGTGCGGTGGTGTTCACGAGCACTGCTGAGGTGGATGGGCTGTTGAAGAGTTTGAGGGAAATGGTTGGTTGGGATTGGAAGATGGTGAGGAAAACGTGTCCTGATTTGGTTGTGGCGGCCCATGGGCCTGTCACTGCTGCTGGGGCCGAGAGTTTGGGTGTCAAAGTTGATTTGGTGAGTGATAAGTTTGATAGCTTTGATGGTGTTGTTAATGCTCTTGCTTTGAGATTTGGTACGGCttag